A genomic window from Silene latifolia isolate original U9 population chromosome 11, ASM4854445v1, whole genome shotgun sequence includes:
- the LOC141610890 gene encoding uncharacterized protein LOC141610890 has translation MFYGAVVWDPWLIVAQIVCLQCLYYLTLGLFFTLLVGTRVSRMSLFYFFDFAAVTVSTVTGCYVIASFILTSLAGAGFLVYIIERAKKCLDFSATIYIVHLFICIMYGGWPSSFTWWIVNIAGLAIMALLGEYLCIRRELQDIPINRYHPNV, from the exons ATGTTTTATGGAGCAGTGGTGTGGGACCCATGGCTTATTGTTGCCCAAATTGTGTGTTTGCAATGTTTGTATTACCTTACATTGGGATTGTTCTTCACCCTTTTGGTTGGTACTAGGGTTTCTAGGATGAGTCTGTTTTATTTCTTTGATTTCGCCGCGGTAACCGTCTCTACTGTCACTGGTTGCTATGTCATTGCCTCGTTCATTCTCACTTCTCTTGCAGG AGCTGGTTTCCTTGTCTATATCATTGAAAGGGCCAAAAAGTGCTTAGATTTCTCAGCTACCATCTACATCGTTCATCTTTTCATTTGTATTATGTATGGTGGATGGCCTTCTTCATTTACGTGGTGGATCGTGAATATTGCGGGACTTGCGATAATGGCATTGCTCGGTGAATATCTATGTATAAGACGGGAACTTCAAGACATTCCTATAAATCGTTATCATCCAA ATGTATGA
- the LOC141612824 gene encoding transcription repressor OFP14-like, which produces MPKNIKKSLQNYISKIKKQVPHLQISHSSLSSTTSRILSGCKHPKSLSFAVDDKGRNNSHDQSHQRGEAATLEDIDNFLVENFKSLYSRDRERDRDHNDNNGPIRDENRKKEKENEKYGESSGVLYYDSPRFFMPSLDRYGSHLFPTSPVSFASPLQEMRLSGPGSPMTSNSDDVGYVPPVSMVDTVTHGHDQHGMDDNSPILKGVEDCIAVLTVSLSPYEDYKRSMKRVIDSRIENNQRVDWEFMEELLICHLRLNDKKQHRFILSAFVDLIVVLRQTLAMEN; this is translated from the coding sequence ATGCCTAAAAACATCAAAAAATCTCTTCAAAACTACATCTCTAAGATCAAAAAACAAGTCCCCCACCTACAAATTTCTCATAGTTCCCTTTCTTCCACCACTAGCAGGATTCTTTCAGGTTGTAAACACCCTAAGAGCCTCTCATTTGCGGTCGATGACAAAGGTCGAAACAATAGTCATGATCAATCACACCAACGTGGCGAGGCCGCCACGTTAGAGGACATTGATAACTTCCTTGTTGAGAATTTCAAGTCATTGTATAGCCGAGATCGTGAACGTGACCGTGACCATAATGATAATAATGGACCCATACGTGACGAGAAccggaaaaaagaaaaagaaaacgaaaaataTGGTGAGTCGAGTGGGGTGCTTTATTATGACTCTCCTAGATTTTTCATGCCCTCTTTGGACCGATATGGGTCCCACCTTTTTCCCACATCTCCGGTTTCCTTTGCCTCGCCTCTTCAGGAGATGAGGTTAAGTGGACCGGGGAGTCCTATGACTTCAAACTCAGATGATGTAGGGTACGTACCCCCAGTGTCCATGGTGGACACTGTTACCCATGGACACGATCAGCATGGCATGGATGACAATTCACCGATCTTGAAAGGGGTCGAGGATTGTATAGCGGTCTTAACCGTGTCACTAAGTCCGTACGAGGATTATAAGAGGTCTATGAAAAGGGTGATAGACTCAAGGATTGAGAATAACCAAAGGGTAGATTGGGAATTTATGGAGGAATTATTAATTTGTCACCTTAGGTTGAATGATAAGAAACAACATAGGTTCATTCTTAGTGCATTTGTTGATTTAATTGTTGTTTTGCGTCAAACTCTAGCAATGGAGAATTAG